A genomic window from Chrysoperla carnea chromosome 3, inChrCarn1.1, whole genome shotgun sequence includes:
- the LOC123296548 gene encoding putative SERF-like protein, giving the protein MTRGNQRDLAREKNFKKQQEVLKRERRMNDGLTVEQRKFRDAEMMREKQKKKQELATATAASTK; this is encoded by the coding sequence ATGACAAGGGGTAACCAACGAGATTTAGcacgtgaaaaaaattttaagaaacaacAGGAAGTATTGAAAAGAGAGAGAAGAATGAATGATGGCTTAACAGTCGAGCAAAGAAAATTTCGTGATGCAGAAATGATGCgagaaaaacaaaagaaaaaacaagaacTTGCAACTGCTACAGCTGCATCTACTAAATGA